ACGATTCGCGCAAGATACCCGGCACCGAAGCCGCCGTCGAACGAACCGACACGCGGACCGGTTTGACCGAAACGCGCATTGTCAGCGGCGATGGAGATGTCACATACGACATGCAGCACGTGACCGCCGCCGATGGCGTAACCGGCAATCATCGCGATGACGGGTTTGGGAAGTGAGCGAATTTGCTTTTGCAAATCGAGCACATTCAAGCGGGGCACCTTGTCATCACCGATATAGCCTTGATCGCCGCGAATGCGCTGGTCGCCGCCTGAGCAAAAGGCCATTTCTCCGGCTCCGGTGAGAATAACCACTCCGACATTACTGTCTTCGCGCGCATCGAGAAAGGCGTGCTGCAAATCAAACAGCGTTTGCGGGCGAAAGGCGTTGCGCACTTCGGGACGGTTAATAGTTATCTTGGCGATTCCGTTCCACTTGTGATAAAGGATGTCGCTATATTCTCCGGCAGTCTGCCACGGAAACTTGCTCATGCTGTCTTGCTTTCTGCTTCTTGGATGAAATCAATTAAGAGTCGAGTGAATTCTTCGG
This portion of the bacterium genome encodes:
- the menB gene encoding 1,4-dihydroxy-2-naphthoyl-CoA synthase, whose amino-acid sequence is MSKFPWQTAGEYSDILYHKWNGIAKITINRPEVRNAFRPQTLFDLQHAFLDAREDSNVGVVILTGAGEMAFCSGGDQRIRGDQGYIGDDKVPRLNVLDLQKQIRSLPKPVIAMIAGYAIGGGHVLHVVCDISIAADNARFGQTGPRVGSFDGGFGAGYLARIVGHKKAKEIWFLCRQYTAQQALDMGLVNTVVPLDKLEEETVQWCQEMLAMSPMALRCLKAAFNAETDGEAGIQELAGNATLLYYMSEEAQEGRNAYKEKRKPDFSKFKRLP